In a single window of the Dreissena polymorpha isolate Duluth1 chromosome 3, UMN_Dpol_1.0, whole genome shotgun sequence genome:
- the LOC127872770 gene encoding carboxypeptidase A4-like isoform X1 gives MYCVICILLASAVEALDVKPQRELYTPDYRIYHNVSEISRKLRDLIAKYPSFIREHETSQRSRNGLKQFVLQITNFESHHQNKTAKILMSFGEHAREFLPVETLFYLIYQLLPPRSAINLSNFEIYAIALANPDGRLYVEKSKNYCWRGTYPSGVDINRNFEWEFGGKGSSGDKNDEEYRGPYPFSEPETIIYKELTDKIHFDGFLSLHSGTRHIYIPYADTESQRLRRTHENEKEMRTLAWEMSTATKHKYLYGKAIDLTKYTADGTIFDFMAGVKNISFSYAIELWGRKFSKSPSCFDLFNPPNDQLEKVVQEIYQVYVKFLNGILNWKRNRENQAHYIQAIAQLNIPYLIPDAVSVLHLMDAPTMESSLLTVGVLFVLICVILVNERHFLFRRVFFK, from the exons ATGTACTGTGTTATTTGTATCTTGTTGGCATCAGCCGTGGAAGCATTAGATGTGAAACCCCAGAGGGAACTGTATACTCCAGACTACAGGATTTACCACAATGTATCTGAGATTTCAAGAAAACTCAGAGATTTAATTGCAAAATACCCCAGTTTCATACGTGAACATGAAACATCCCAGCGTTCAAGAAATGGCTTAAAacagtttgttttacaaattaCCAACTTTGAGTCCCACCATCAAAATAAGACAGCAAAAATACTTATGTCCTTTGGAGAACATGCAAGGGAGTTTTTGCCTGTGGAAACCCTGTTTTATCTGATATACCAGCTTCTACCACCCAGATCAGCAATAAATCTGAGTAATTTTGAGATTTATGCAATTGCACTAGCAAATCCTGATGGAAGGTTGTATGTGGAAAAGTCTAAAAATTATTGTTGGAGAGGCACATATCCCAGCGGTGTGGATATAAACAGGAATTTTGAATGGGAGTTTGGAGGAAAGGGAAGCTCAGGAGATAAAAATGATGAAGAATACAGAGGTCCATATCCATTTTCag AACCTGAAACTATAATTTACAAAGAGCTGACAGATAAGATTCACTTTGATGGGTTCCTGTCTTTACACTCTGGGACACGACATATTTACATTCCTTATGCAG ATACAGAATCTCAAAGGTTAAGGCGAACTCATGAAAACGAAAAAGAAATGCGAACGTTAGCATGGGAGATGTCAACAGCCACAAAACACAAATATCTGTACGGTAAAGCGATAGACTTGACAAAATACACGGCAGATGGGACAATATTTGATTTCATGGCAGGTGTCAAAAAT ATTTCATTTTCATATGCCATTGAACTATGGGGCCGCAAGTTTAGCAAATCCCCGAGCTGCTTTGATCTCTTTAATCCTCCAAATGACCAGCTAGAG AAGGTTGTGCAGGAAATCTATCAAGTGTATGTTAAGTTTTTGAATGGCATTTTGAACTGGAAGCGTAACAGAGAAAACCAGGCCCACTATATTCAGGCAATTGCACAACTCAATATTCCGTACCTCATACCAGATGCGGTGAGTGTTCTGCATTTA ATGGATGCCCCCACAATGGAGTCATCGCTACTGACCGTCGGTGTGCTGTTTGTGCTTATATGCGTTATTCTCGTCAACGAAAGACATTTCCTCTTTagacgtgttttttttaaatga
- the LOC127872770 gene encoding carboxypeptidase A4-like isoform X2, translating to MYCVICILLASAVEALDVKPQRELYTPDYRIYHNVSEISRKLRDLIAKYPSFIREHETSQRSRNGLKQFVLQITNFESHHQNKTAKILMSFGEHAREFLPVETLFYLIYQLLPPRSAINLSNFEIYAIALANPDGRLYVEKSKNYCWRGTYPSGVDINRNFEWEFGGKGSSGDKNDEEYRGPYPFSEPETIIYKELTDKIHFDGFLSLHSGTRHIYIPYADTESQRLRRTHENEKEMRTLAWEMSTATKHKYLYGKAIDLTKYTADGTIFDFMAGVKNISFSYAIELWGRKFSKSPSCFDLFNPPNDQLEKVVQEIYQVYVKFLNGILNWKRNRENQAHYIQAIAQLNIPYLIPDAMDAPTMESSLLTVGVLFVLICVILVNERHFLFRRVFFK from the exons ATGTACTGTGTTATTTGTATCTTGTTGGCATCAGCCGTGGAAGCATTAGATGTGAAACCCCAGAGGGAACTGTATACTCCAGACTACAGGATTTACCACAATGTATCTGAGATTTCAAGAAAACTCAGAGATTTAATTGCAAAATACCCCAGTTTCATACGTGAACATGAAACATCCCAGCGTTCAAGAAATGGCTTAAAacagtttgttttacaaattaCCAACTTTGAGTCCCACCATCAAAATAAGACAGCAAAAATACTTATGTCCTTTGGAGAACATGCAAGGGAGTTTTTGCCTGTGGAAACCCTGTTTTATCTGATATACCAGCTTCTACCACCCAGATCAGCAATAAATCTGAGTAATTTTGAGATTTATGCAATTGCACTAGCAAATCCTGATGGAAGGTTGTATGTGGAAAAGTCTAAAAATTATTGTTGGAGAGGCACATATCCCAGCGGTGTGGATATAAACAGGAATTTTGAATGGGAGTTTGGAGGAAAGGGAAGCTCAGGAGATAAAAATGATGAAGAATACAGAGGTCCATATCCATTTTCag AACCTGAAACTATAATTTACAAAGAGCTGACAGATAAGATTCACTTTGATGGGTTCCTGTCTTTACACTCTGGGACACGACATATTTACATTCCTTATGCAG ATACAGAATCTCAAAGGTTAAGGCGAACTCATGAAAACGAAAAAGAAATGCGAACGTTAGCATGGGAGATGTCAACAGCCACAAAACACAAATATCTGTACGGTAAAGCGATAGACTTGACAAAATACACGGCAGATGGGACAATATTTGATTTCATGGCAGGTGTCAAAAAT ATTTCATTTTCATATGCCATTGAACTATGGGGCCGCAAGTTTAGCAAATCCCCGAGCTGCTTTGATCTCTTTAATCCTCCAAATGACCAGCTAGAG AAGGTTGTGCAGGAAATCTATCAAGTGTATGTTAAGTTTTTGAATGGCATTTTGAACTGGAAGCGTAACAGAGAAAACCAGGCCCACTATATTCAGGCAATTGCACAACTCAATATTCCGTACCTCATACCAGATGCG ATGGATGCCCCCACAATGGAGTCATCGCTACTGACCGTCGGTGTGCTGTTTGTGCTTATATGCGTTATTCTCGTCAACGAAAGACATTTCCTCTTTagacgtgttttttttaaatga